The following proteins are co-located in the Manihot esculenta cultivar AM560-2 chromosome 9, M.esculenta_v8, whole genome shotgun sequence genome:
- the LOC110622355 gene encoding RING-H2 finger protein ATL74, with translation MMNMHRSLLEREPSVAPANGKTRQDSYISDTNFDTNTVIILAALLCSVIVALGLNSIVRCALRCCRRFAFETPEQAAARLAATGLKKRDLSQIPVAVYGKGVNNFPGTECPICLGEFADGEKVRVLPKCNHGFHVRCIDTWLLSHSSCPNCRLSLLEHTAAGSGAGPQQQPPAARVSENDNRRQGNVVIEGAS, from the coding sequence ATGATGAATATGCATCGCAGTCTGCTCGAAAGAGAGCCAAGCGTGGCACCCGCCAATGGGAAAACAAGACAAGATTCTTACATTAGCGACACCAATTTCGACACAAACACCGTGATTATATTGGCTGCTTTGTTGTGTTCGGTGATTGTTGCTCTAGGATTGAACTCTATTGTTCGTTGTGCTTTGCGTTGTTGCAGAAGGTTTGCCTTCGAGACGCCAGAGCAAGCCGCAGCTCGTTTGGCCGCCACAGGGCTGAAGAAACGGGATTTGAGCCAGATTCCAGTGGCGGTTTATGGGAAAGGGGTGAATAATTTTCCAGGAACTGAGTGCCCAATTTGCTTAGGAGAGTTTGCTGATGGAGAAAAAGTTCGAGTGCTACCTAAATGCAATCATGGGTTCCATGTGAGGTGCATAGACACATGGCTTTTGTCACACTCCTCTTGCCCCAATTGCCGGCTTTCGTTGCTTGAACACACGGCGGCTGGTTCAGGTGCAGGTCCACAACAACAACCACCTGCAGCAAGGGTGTCGGAGAATGATAACCGGCGGCAAGGAAATGTGGTTATTGAAGGGGCAAGTTGA